The following nucleotide sequence is from Coffea eugenioides isolate CCC68of chromosome 3, Ceug_1.0, whole genome shotgun sequence.
gagttagtttcctattctttCATTCTTGGGTTTTCCTTACATTTTGATTTTGTTCCATGGATTTTGcttatgaatatatatatatattttgtccCCGGACGATTTGGCTGCAAATTTTGATTCACTGATATAAGTTTAAGGGCCTGTTTGTTTGGCCAAAAAACATTTACTCGAAAACATTTTCCAAAGTTTCCATTGTTGAGAAAATGATTTCTGGCGGCATCTCCAGAAACACACCCTCTTCTTTTCACAATCTTCAACTGAAAAAGACGATTGAAGACTATCCATAAAAGACCATCGGCAGCGACATCTCATCGGCAAACTAATCCCTCTTCTTCGCTGACGGCATCTCCAGCTCCGGCGAAGGCCCACTTTCAGAGGTAAGCTACTCCTTCAATTAGGTTATTCTCCTTTTAAAAATCAGCAACAATTATGATCTCtctctcacttttttttttcctttaaaagcAGCCAATATCAAGGCTCATCCCCACTCTGCCGGCGACATCTCATCCCCGTTCCTGCAACAGCATCTCCAACAAGGGTGAAGACTCCTTAAGTATTTCCAGAGGTATGCTGGTCTGTTATTAGttctttttcctcccttttcctttgaaaaattgtcTAGAATTACTGGTGTAGATTCTTGAAGTTGGATTGGAATGAATTTTTGTGGgttgcttttgttttagtttgtgcTTACCTGATTAGGGTTAcatttgatttgattgatgctAATGAATTAATTTGGCTGCTGAGTTTTGGGCGTTTTATGATTCTTGGAGTCTGATTATTAATCTTGGCGCTTTTGTCTCGACCCTCTGACTTGCTCTGAACCCTGGTAGGGTAGGGTAGTGTTTTTCTTACAATCTGGTGAGACCATTTGTAAAAGTTTTAGTGCATTCATCGAGTTTGTGAAGCCACGGGCTGATTCTTGCCATAGCTGCTTCATTGAAAAGGGGTTAATTAATAATATAAGTCAAAACtttgaaaccaaaaaaaaagatccTTCCTCCAATTCTATCGGAGCAGCCTTAAACTTTTCAGTTCCATTAACTTAATATAACCGTGGAAACACAGAAGGCTTTGGATATATTCCCAAATCAATGAATGTTTTGACATAGCAGCAAGCGAATCACCCAATGGCAATGACGACTCTGTCGTAAGATGATCACTCAGGTTTGTCGTCTTGGCAAATACAAGAAACCACAAATAAGTACTCTAGTAAAGAAGATGCAGCCAGAAGTAAAACCGGACTTACACAGGACATAGTCCATATACATCATGGGGAACTGGGGACAAAATcaccaaaacagaaaaaggtACTTGCTGGGTTTATCTTGTTGGATTGTTAAGCAATGCTAGCTTCTATAAGGGCTGCACAAATCTTTTATTTATAGCAGTACTTATCAGCGTTTAATTTCAGATAGACTCATGAATTCCTTTGGTCCTTTTCTTGAGCAACGAATATATTGATGGAGGTCTTGTTGGTTGGCAAATTTCAAAGTCTTCATTCCCTGTCAATGCTAGGCTTCGTAGTTCTCTGAAACGTCAAGAAGATTTGGAAATGTTGCAGCACCTTTCCCTGTTTCTGATGATATCTCTATCTGTCCTAAATCTTTTAATCTTATCAGTTATCACATGTATCCTGCTTGCTTCATCACTCGACTTTATTTCCAAGTGCCAAGTTCCAACTTGTagaatatcaagaaaaaaaccTTATTCTGGtccattttggcattttcaagttagaagtttttgtttttctaaggAGTAATACTTGTACATATTTAGCTGAGGTTATGTCCCTAATTTTAGAAGCATGTAAAGCGAAAGTCACATTGTTTAGACATTTAAATAATAAGTCTAGAACTTTTAGACCAGGACAAACAATGAGAGAGAGCACTTGATTGCCCATTTTCTTTCAAATTAATCTTACAATTTGGTTCCTCCCATGATTAAGATATCTGTGAATTGAAACCCATTCTAGAGTTAGTGTTTCACCAGATTAACATTCTCTCTAGTAAAACAATGACATCAAATCTTAGCATTGTAAAGTTTTTATTGGATGAGCACAATATAGTCAGGTGTACCTACAGTCGAATATTTGGCCCTAAAAAAGACCTCAATGATAGTGCATTGCACTACCATTGAACTTCAACAAATATATTGCCATCATGAATTCATACACTTACTAGTTCTTTATTTTTACATAAATAATATAGTCAAAAGCTACCTTCTTGGAATCTGATTATTAATTTCAGTGGCTTTTATCTATTGGGAACTTGCACATGCAATTCTGACTATCTTTAAAGATTTGGGGTGGAGAGTTGCTTGACTTGGGCATTCAGTTTGTTCATTTGGAGCAGAGTTTGTTCTTTAGGATATGGACTATCGAGGAAGTTGTAATTGAATATGTTTGTTGCTGTTGTTGATGGATTATCATTTTGTCCTCCTAAGCTTCTTGTGGAGTTCAATTGTTGGCATTTGCTGGTGTTCTAGTGTTGTATACTAGTTTGTTTAGAGCAGTGTCCTTTAATGATTTTCGTGAAGCTGCACAATGGACATGGGAGCTTGGACTGTTTCATTATGCTTAcattcttgtttttgttgtaaTCAGTGGTTATTGCTTGTACTATGATCAGATGAACAAGATGTTGATTGTGACTATTTAAAGACACTAAGCAATTTTTTCTTGGTGGAAACTGACCCTTGGAGAGTGCTCCGTTTCTTCTGTTTAGAGCCATAGTTGTCAAAAGAAGACATAGTTGTTAGAATCAATGTTGCAGACCTGACTGCATAGTGTTGGCAATAGCGGTGTTGGTGTTGCTGCAAGTTGTGTATTGATGTAAATTCCTAGGATAAAGGTTTCAGTTGTGATTATTTCTGATTCAAAGGGTGTGGGTATTGGTAATGGTTGTACTGAGGTATTCTGCTTGGCTTGCTGCTTAAGTTGATCATCTGCTTACATCAAAGACGAAttattctttcttcaattttgtgTCTTAAATGGCTGCATGTTTTGTGGTATTATGCTTGGCTTGTTGCTTAAGTTGGTCCTTAAAGAAGATGATAATTAGTTTTAGTTACCTGATACCAAATATCAAGTTGGTTGATGACCTGGATGCATATTTTGTGGCAAAAATTATTTATGGATTCTAGTTTTTACAGCATAAATAAAGGTTGATTTGGAGAGAAAATTGTACAGCTTCCTTAGTTTTGGGTTTTCGAGAAGACGGTGCAGCAGTTGAAGAACTAAGTTTTGTATACTTGGACCATGAAAGTCGCCTTCTAAATGTCTTGGATTAGTCTTTACATATCCAGAGATAAAGCTTTTGAGAATAGGAAAATATTTGCAACATATCAACAAACACTAAAAAAGGAAgtcggaaaatattttcactggCAAACCAAACAccaaaaaattatgaaaaagggaatttggaaaatattttcactaaatAACCAAACACCGGAAAATTATGGAGAAGGAagtgattttccaagaaaatgacttcGATGGCCGTCCAACCAAACGGACTCTAAGCTATCTGATTTTTCCATGTTTTACATAACTCAAACTAAGAGGGATCAGTTGGCGATTTTGCTTGTAGAATGTAGCACCAGTTAAAATTAGCTTGAACAACTACAGGTTGACATCTTATTTGGTTTCTTTGGTTTTTCTTCTTAAAATACACTATGGAAAGAGGAAATAATTGGGTTATAGAAATGGGAAAAAATCAAATATTAGTAAATATGTTTCCTCAAGTTGATATTTAATGAGTTGCTATTACTTTGGATGTGGAATTGATGAACACAGCAGCCAGGAGGCATAGATACATAAAATTGTTGATGGATACAAGTCCTTTCAAGTTGCATTCTCTTCCCCTTTTGTCTTATCTCTTCTATATGGCAAATTGTTGATCAAAATGAACTGAAACAAGTATTCTTTTGCCTTGAACAATCTGGTTCTATCAGGACCAATCTATTTAtccctttttttccccctctaaCAAAGCCAGTGTGGTGCCTTGTTCTATTTGGATTCTACTTGTGGTTAGATTGTACTTAATTGAATTCACTTGtaattgttttttctttttgggatgATTTAGGTTTTGCTGAAGGTGAAACTAAGTGAAAAATGCTCCAGAATGTTCCACATCAGATTGTGCAATCTCCGGCTCGGCTAGGCTTACCAAATCCAAATTCACCTTCTCTTCAAAACGCTACTCCGGCTAAGTTTGCCTCCCAAGCCCAGCAATCTCATCCACCCAATCAACAGTCAAATGCATCAAGCATTATTCCAACTTCTTCAACACTTCTTCCTCTCCTTCCCCCTCTGCCAAGAGCTCAGTCTATTCTTCTGCAAATGTCCTTACTTGCCTCAAGACTCTTTGATGTCTCACCTAATAGGTCGCATTGGATTAGCGCATTTCGAGGTTCCCTGCCCTCCTTCTTGTCTTCCCAATCCCAACCTTTGACATCAACTGCACCAGATTCTTATCCTTCTTCCTCCAAAGAAATTCTCGCTCTTTTCACAAACCTTCAAACTCAGCTATTTGAAGCTGTTGCAGAGCTCCAAGAAATTCTTGATCTTCAAGATGGAAAACAGAAACTCTCGCATGAAATCAGGTCAAAAGATGCTGCAATTCTTGCACTTGCAAGCAAGCTCAAAGAAGCTGAGCAGGTTCTTGACAACCTTGTGGATGATTACTCGGATTATCGCCGTTCAAAACGGTCCAAGTCAGAAGATGTTGCAGAAGATTCTTCAACCACCACTGTGGCATCTCAGCTGAAGCTTTCTGATATATTGTCATATGCCCATAGGATAAGCTACACTACTTTTGCACCACCAGAATTTGGTGCTGGACAGGCTCCTCTCCGTGGGGCACTCCCACCTGCTCCACAGGAGGAGCAAATGCGGGCATCCCAACTGTACGCTTTTGCTGATCTCAATGTTGGTTTACCAAAAACAGATGAGGATAAGAAGAAAACTATTGAGCCATTGATCGAAACTCCTGTTGGGCAACCAGCAGAGCCAAATCCACTTGCCAATCTTGCTGGAATGCAGGGTCTGCTTCCACCTAATATTTCTGTGCCATCAGGATGGAAACCTGGAATGCCCGTGGAGTTGCCCAGTGATCTACCAATTCTTCCTCCACCTGGTTGGAAACCTGGTGATCCAGTGGCACTGCCCCCATTGGATTCTCTTCCTGTACCTCCTAGAATTGAAGAGCAACAACCTCAGCATATCCCCCCTCCGATGCTTACAAAGGCACCCGAGCCTATACAAGTTCGGCATGTGCAGCTTGACATTGACGATGACAGTAGTGATTATAGCAGTGATGTTGGTAGCTCTGACAGTGAAGATTAGTCCTTAACTCCAATGCTTTTATGTCATTGTAAATTCTGAAATGCTGCGTAGAACATCTTTCAAAGAGGATTGAAGTTGCTATCTCTAGCCTGTACTTTCTGCTGATGAAATTGAAGTTTTACTAGAATTCTGCAATTCCTCAAAGGTTGTCTAACTGTGTTTGCATACCTAGAATATCCTTTCAAGTTGCTGAACATTTCTCGCAATCCGTTCAAGTACTGGTTTTGATTGTAAGGTTATTGGAAGCCTGGTTGAGTGAGTATGATCTTATAAACTTTTGTGATAGTTGATCATCTTCCGGACAATCGTATATATTGTTGTGTCTTCTGCAAGATAAGGAACGAATGAAAGTAGAAAAGCTGCTTCTTTCCTCAGTCAATACATCTAAGTACTTCTTGTTTTGGCAGAAAGGTGGGAATTTACGTAGGTTACTCCATACATCCTAACATAGGAATATTGTACTCAGGTTCGCACTACTCAGTATAAGGGTAGCTATTAGTGTAGCTGTAAACATTAAAGTATTTTCCACCATAGTCGCTCTAGAATCTTGATGCTTGATTGACAAACGTTTGTTAAATGAGATGTAAAAGTTATCAATGAATATGTTGTCATCGTAAACATTGGTTGCTTTGTCATCGTATAGGATATAATTTGATTGATGCACCTGAAATCAATGGGCTCTCCTCCTAACTCGAAGGAACTTGCAGCTGGCTGCTTTGAGGTcgcttttctcttcttttacACCTTGCAAGTCATGCCCAAAAACCCTGTTGCTGGAGTTGAATAAAAGACCAACAACAAACTCAGCATATCTCAATTTCTCAAGTCCTAATCAATCATGAATCATGATTCATCTCAACTCTAGCGCACAGCTGCCTGCCTGCAGATGCTAGGGACTATAGAAAGTAGAAACTGATTATCAATCATGAATCATGCAGTGAAGACTCGAGACTGAGCTTTGTCCTCGGTCCTTGCCACATTCTACTGGTTAGATGATCATCAACAAACATATTCAGAGCAACCCCCAAAATCAGCTTGCTTTGACGCTTAATCCAAATCAACAATTTGTTGGCTCTGATTGCAACACAATAATAAATATCTTTCTCATGGTAACCTTATCTATTAGCTATTGAATAAatttgtaattcatcaattccatttcttttcGCAGGCCTGCCATATTTTTCTCTGAGTTGGGATGTAAAAAGAGCTCAGCAAATCATGCTTGTTCAGATTCAGCTTTTCAGCTGTGTACCTGCATACTTCCTGCGCTTGGTTAACATGTAGCATAAGAAATCCTAAGCTTCAATATCATTTTACTAGTGGATCACTCTCAATTGCTCACTAAATTGTTAATTTGTTGCTGCTAATTATCATGCTACATCATTAGGCTCTTACCAAGATTATTTTTTCCCTTCCTCAGGTAAATACTTACTAGTAGTAATTACATCGGGTATGGAGTTAGTTTCCTCCTATTCTCTTTATCTTGGGTTTTGCTTACATTGATTTGTCCCATGGATTTTGCTTATGAATATGTCTTTTTGGGATGTATGTTCTTCTGGGATTCTCAATTGTCTTTGCATTAATTTGTTATAGCGGTCAAGCACACTAGTTTTTTTCTCCCCCTTTGATTTTGGTCTTGAGTTGTCCCAGGACGATTTGGCTGCAAATTTTCATTCACTGATGTGAGAAACTCATAACTTTAACCTATCTGATTTTTCCATGCTTTACATTACTCAAACCAAGAGCGATTAGTTGGCGATTTTGTTTGTAGAATCTAGCACTAGTTAAAATTAGCT
It contains:
- the LOC113765468 gene encoding mediator of RNA polymerase II transcription subunit 4-like, producing the protein MLQNVPHQIVQSPARLGLPNPNSPSLQNATPAKFASQAQQSHPPNQQSNASSIIPTSSTLLPLLPPLPRAQSILLQMSLLASRLFDVSPNRSHWISAFRGSLPSFLSSQSQPLTSTAPDSYPSSSKEILALFTNLQTQLFEAVAELQEILDLQDGKQKLSHEIRSKDAAILALASKLKEAEQVLDNLVDDYSDYRRSKRSKSEDVAEDSSTTTVASQLKLSDILSYAHRISYTTFAPPEFGAGQAPLRGALPPAPQEEQMRASQLYAFADLNVGLPKTDEDKKKTIEPLIETPVGQPAEPNPLANLAGMQGLLPPNISVPSGWKPGMPVELPSDLPILPPPGWKPGDPVALPPLDSLPVPPRIEEQQPQHIPPPMLTKAPEPIQVRHVQLDIDDDSSDYSSDVGSSDSED